Proteins encoded together in one Triticum dicoccoides isolate Atlit2015 ecotype Zavitan chromosome 7B, WEW_v2.0, whole genome shotgun sequence window:
- the LOC119335376 gene encoding uncharacterized protein LOC119335376 translates to MAASASAAGGEPQKQFLSIIRDFAAEKSHGERTVSGLKRRLDDVVSASDAATAELEAAKRAREAAETELRGSEVQASIADASIQALEATISHLQEEIAKLGSELEALKSTEDIEREEFLRQMHEMNARIRQFQQKASAELAERCSGPPSADGKQGKSAEGQHGSDMNETMDSEGMLTDSVDQMNNMNAEVHVLEEEYQKDLLELEKLRHELADVRAKRALMEAVMKETKKLQELGGRVAELENVHNSLAEELQKRYICPGCGTNNMAAAEEEAAPAAAVAN, encoded by the exons atGGCCGCGTCAgcgtcggcggcgggcggcgagcccCAGAAGCAGTTCCTATCCATCATCCGCGACTTTGCCGCCGAGAAGTCCCACGGCG AGCGCACGGTGTCGGGCCTGAAGCGCCGCCTCGACGACGTGGTCTCGGCGTCCGACGCGGCCACGGCGGAGCTCGAGGCcgcgaagcgcgcgcgggaggcggcggagacggagCTGCGCGGGAGCGAGGTGCAGGCCTCCATCGCAGACGCGTCGATACAGGCGCTCGAG GCGACGATCTCTCATCTCCAGGAGGAGATCGCGAAGCTGGGCTCTGAACTGGAGGCGCTTAAG AGCACGGAGGACATCGAGAG AGAGGAGTTCTTGAGACAGATGCATGAAATGAATGCTAGGATAAG GCAATTTCAACAGAAGGCTTCTGCAGAATTAGCAGAGAGGTGCTCTGGACCGCCATCAGCAGATGGTAAGCAAGGCAAGTCAGCAGAGG GTCAACATGGGAGCGACATGAATGAAACTATGGACTCAGAAGGTATGTTGACCGATTCGGTTGATCAGATGAACAACATGAACGCTGAGGTGCATGTATTGGAGGAAGAGTATCAAAAGGACCTGCTTGAACTTGAAAAG CTGCGTCATGAACTGGCTGATGTCCGAGCAAAGAGAGCTCTTATGGAGGCTGTGATGAAAGAGACGAAGAAGTTGCAGGAGCTCGGAGG GCGCGTGGCCGAGCTGGAGAACGTGCACAATTCACTCGCTGAGGAGCTCCAGAAGCGCTACATATGCCCTGGCTGCGGAACCAAcaacatggcggcggcggaggaggaggcggcgccggcAGCGGCGGTGGCAAACTAA